In a genomic window of Quercus lobata isolate SW786 chromosome 4, ValleyOak3.0 Primary Assembly, whole genome shotgun sequence:
- the LOC115987411 gene encoding O-methyltransferase MdmC-like isoform X1 yields the protein MATCSSLTLHHRCWSRLDLPWRSPRLMLNFNSVSATTTVATSSLAGKAPFERCSSSRIGIRTCSRKSKWIIKRCSTNPFVVVDDEKYGNKQVVSITPSLYEYILGNVREPEILRQLREETASLRGSQMQVSPDQAQLLAMLVQILMVERCIEVGVYTGYSSLAVALVLPESGRLVACERDAKALEVAKKYYERAGVLHKVDVKYGLAADVLKSLILNGEACSYDFAFVDAEKRKNQEYFELLLQLVKVGGLIVIDNVLWHGKVCDPMINDVKTVSIRNFNKRLLEDKRVSISMVGDGTYWRWHDNMSKEMTSYQSISPVQVRFCCQIFRKYPYSSVSVG from the exons ATGGCAACCTGCAGCAGCTTGACTCTTCATCATCGTTGTTGGTCTAGATTAGACTTACCATGGAGATCTCCGAGACTAATGCTAAACTTCAATTCAGTGTCTGCAACTACTACTGTTGCTACTTCTTCTTTGGCAGGCAAAGCCCCCTTTGAGAGGTGCAGTAGCAGCCGCATTGGCATAAGGACATGCAGCAGGAAGTCGAAATGGATCATAAAACGTTGCTCCACCAATCCATTTGTTGTTGTCGACGATGAAAAATATGGAAATAAGCAGGTTGTTAGTATTACTCCAAGTCTTTATGAATACATCCTTGGCAATGTTCGAGAACCAGAG atTCTAAGGCAACTTCGAGAAGAGACTGCCTCTTTGCGTGGTAGTCAGATGCAG GTGTCTCCTGATCAGGCACAGCTACTTGCAATGCTTGTGCAGATTCTTATGGTGGAGCGGTGTATTGAAGTTGGTGTTTACACT GGATACTCATCATTGGCTGTTGCATTAGTCCTACCAGAATCAGGTCGTTTGGTTGCCTGCGAAAGAGATGCTAAGGCTCTTGAGGTTGCAAAGAAGTATTATGAACGAGCTGGTGTTTTGCACAAG GTGGATGTAAAATATGGACTTGCCGCTGATGTCCTAAAATCACTGATTCTGAATGGCGAAGCTTGCAG ctatgattttgcatttgttGATGCGGAGAAGAGGAAGAATCAAGAGTACTTTGAATTGCTACTTCAACTG GTGAAGGTTGGGGGTCTCATCGTGATTGATAATGTCCTTTGGCATGGAAAAGTTTGTGACCCAATG ATAAATGACGTGAAGACTGTTAGCATTAGAAATTTCAACAAACGTCTGCTGGAGGACAAACGCGTAAGCATCAGTATGGTAGGGGATG GTACCTATTGGAGATGGCATGACAATATGTCGAAAGAGATGACCTCATACCAAAGCATAAGTCCTGTGCAAGTGAGATtttgttgtcaaattttcaGAAAGTATCCATATTCATCGGTTTCTGTGGGATAG
- the LOC115987411 gene encoding probable caffeoyl-CoA O-methyltransferase At4g26220 isoform X2, which produces MATCSSLTLHHRCWSRLDLPWRSPRLMLNFNSVSATTTVATSSLAGKAPFERCSSSRIGIRTCSRKSKWIIKRCSTNPFVVVDDEKYGNKQVVSITPSLYEYILGNVREPEILRQLREETASLRGSQMQVSPDQAQLLAMLVQILMVERCIEVGVYTGYSSLAVALVLPESGRLVACERDAKALEVAKKYYERAGVLHKVDVKYGLAADVLKSLILNGEACSYDFAFVDAEKRKNQEYFELLLQLVKVGGLIVIDNVLWHGKVCDPMINDVKTVSIRNFNKRLLEDKRVSISMVPIGDGMTICRKR; this is translated from the exons ATGGCAACCTGCAGCAGCTTGACTCTTCATCATCGTTGTTGGTCTAGATTAGACTTACCATGGAGATCTCCGAGACTAATGCTAAACTTCAATTCAGTGTCTGCAACTACTACTGTTGCTACTTCTTCTTTGGCAGGCAAAGCCCCCTTTGAGAGGTGCAGTAGCAGCCGCATTGGCATAAGGACATGCAGCAGGAAGTCGAAATGGATCATAAAACGTTGCTCCACCAATCCATTTGTTGTTGTCGACGATGAAAAATATGGAAATAAGCAGGTTGTTAGTATTACTCCAAGTCTTTATGAATACATCCTTGGCAATGTTCGAGAACCAGAG atTCTAAGGCAACTTCGAGAAGAGACTGCCTCTTTGCGTGGTAGTCAGATGCAG GTGTCTCCTGATCAGGCACAGCTACTTGCAATGCTTGTGCAGATTCTTATGGTGGAGCGGTGTATTGAAGTTGGTGTTTACACT GGATACTCATCATTGGCTGTTGCATTAGTCCTACCAGAATCAGGTCGTTTGGTTGCCTGCGAAAGAGATGCTAAGGCTCTTGAGGTTGCAAAGAAGTATTATGAACGAGCTGGTGTTTTGCACAAG GTGGATGTAAAATATGGACTTGCCGCTGATGTCCTAAAATCACTGATTCTGAATGGCGAAGCTTGCAG ctatgattttgcatttgttGATGCGGAGAAGAGGAAGAATCAAGAGTACTTTGAATTGCTACTTCAACTG GTGAAGGTTGGGGGTCTCATCGTGATTGATAATGTCCTTTGGCATGGAAAAGTTTGTGACCCAATG ATAAATGACGTGAAGACTGTTAGCATTAGAAATTTCAACAAACGTCTGCTGGAGGACAAACGCGTAAGCATCAGTATG GTACCTATTGGAGATGGCATGACAATATGTCGAAAGAGATGA
- the LOC115987411 gene encoding tricin synthase 1-like isoform X3 → MATCSSLTLHHRCWSRLDLPWRSPRLMLNFNSVSATTTVATSSLAGKAPFERCSSSRIGIRTCSRKSKWIIKRCSTNPFVVVDDEKYGNKQVVSITPSLYEYILGNVREPEILRQLREETASLRGSQMQVSPDQAQLLAMLVQILMVERCIEVGVYTGYSSLAVALVLPESGRLVACERDAKALEVAKKYYERAGVLHKVDVKYGLAADVLKSLILNGEACSYDFAFVDAEKRKNQEYFELLLQLVKVGGLIVIDNVLWHGKVCDPMINDVKTVSIRNFNKRLLEDKRVPIGDGMTICRKR, encoded by the exons ATGGCAACCTGCAGCAGCTTGACTCTTCATCATCGTTGTTGGTCTAGATTAGACTTACCATGGAGATCTCCGAGACTAATGCTAAACTTCAATTCAGTGTCTGCAACTACTACTGTTGCTACTTCTTCTTTGGCAGGCAAAGCCCCCTTTGAGAGGTGCAGTAGCAGCCGCATTGGCATAAGGACATGCAGCAGGAAGTCGAAATGGATCATAAAACGTTGCTCCACCAATCCATTTGTTGTTGTCGACGATGAAAAATATGGAAATAAGCAGGTTGTTAGTATTACTCCAAGTCTTTATGAATACATCCTTGGCAATGTTCGAGAACCAGAG atTCTAAGGCAACTTCGAGAAGAGACTGCCTCTTTGCGTGGTAGTCAGATGCAG GTGTCTCCTGATCAGGCACAGCTACTTGCAATGCTTGTGCAGATTCTTATGGTGGAGCGGTGTATTGAAGTTGGTGTTTACACT GGATACTCATCATTGGCTGTTGCATTAGTCCTACCAGAATCAGGTCGTTTGGTTGCCTGCGAAAGAGATGCTAAGGCTCTTGAGGTTGCAAAGAAGTATTATGAACGAGCTGGTGTTTTGCACAAG GTGGATGTAAAATATGGACTTGCCGCTGATGTCCTAAAATCACTGATTCTGAATGGCGAAGCTTGCAG ctatgattttgcatttgttGATGCGGAGAAGAGGAAGAATCAAGAGTACTTTGAATTGCTACTTCAACTG GTGAAGGTTGGGGGTCTCATCGTGATTGATAATGTCCTTTGGCATGGAAAAGTTTGTGACCCAATG ATAAATGACGTGAAGACTGTTAGCATTAGAAATTTCAACAAACGTCTGCTGGAGGACAAACGC GTACCTATTGGAGATGGCATGACAATATGTCGAAAGAGATGA